The DNA sequence ATCAGCGAAGCGTAGGTTTGCAAGTTCGGAAAAGAATAACAGCATGCCCCGAAAACCGATATTATATACTGAAGGAGCCGGGACTGACTTTACGCTGCAATTAGACAATAATGATCTGGCGGCACTGGGATGGAGAAGTAACCTTGTCCTCATCTTTTCGTCTATGATTTTAACACGTTTTCAACATTCATTTTAATCTTGCATAACATAGAAAAGAAAGTTACTTTTAACCTACGGTATTCCAATTAAACAATAGCTTTCAGTATTTGAATGGATAACCAAACATCCTATCCCAAACTTTTTCGAATCTTAATTGCGCTGCTGGCAATCTATTTGCTTATTAGTGGTCTTACGAATGCTTATCATTTTGCAAGCAGGACGACTGACGAGAACCTGTTCAGAAATCCGCCTTCAAACCTTTATGTTGCCGGTAATTTCCCAGCGACAAAACTTGACCGTAATGATGAACCCGTTGATGACAACTCCGCACAGGATTCTATACGTGTCGGAGACATATTAATAAGGGTAAATGATCATAAAATTTATCAGGACTTTAACCTCGATCAGTTATTACAATCTTTGCCGGCTGAGTCCGATTTAAAATTCGAAATACTGAGAACCCCCGAAGACAAGAAGTACACCTACCGGATTGCGAAAACAAACTTTCCCAATAATTTTTACCGCCGCTTGCCTGTGACAGTCTATGTTCAGGAAGTTGAAAGGGGGGGCGCCTCTGATATGGCAGGAATGCAAAAAGGCGACTTAATTTACCGAATAAACGGACTAACATTTAAAAACGCCCGCGAAGCCGACAGAATCTTGCGCACTTCTGAAAGCGGAACAACCATTTCATACGATATCATTCGAGAAAATCAAAACATTACCCTGGCGGTGACTTTGGCCAGGTTTGGCATTCAAATTTCATTGTTAATTTTTTTCTTGTCCGGAACGGTGTTCTGGGGCGTGGGAACGTTTATCGCTTTAAACCGGCCCCGGGTTTTAGCTGCCCGCTTAATTGGCTTATCTTTAATGGCGTTGGGTTACACCTTTATGATTCTCTTATTTGGAGCAGCAGTTCAACAAAGTTTTTTCGCTCTTCTTTCAACCCTTACCGTAGTCAGCGCGCTGCCATTTGGAATCGCCATGTCAACCCACAGCACATTTTATTTTCCCGAAAAAAGACAAGAAATGTTAGAATCCCGCTGGCTCCGCTTGATTCCTTATGGCCTGGCCAGTCTGTTTGTTTTATTATTTCTATCAATTTTATTCCGGGTCTTTAGAGGGTTTGAATACCAAACAGTCTTTATTTTGATGTTACTTTCAATGTGGGGGTATCATTTTGCGATCCACTTCATCTACCGGAAACATCGTCCCAGCCAATATAAAAAGATTAGCAGAATTATTTCCAGGGCTTCTTGTCTTGCTGCAGTTACCGCAATAGCTCTTGTATTTTTCCTTGATCAGGCCGGCCAAATTCGGCAAATGGGGTTTGCTGGGATTCCATTGGTTGCAATTCCGCTGATTTATCTTTACGTCATCGGCCGCTATCAACTGCTCGGAATGAACCTGCATGTGCGGCGAAACATAATTTTTATTATTGTTTCGTCTTTGTGGATTTCGGTGTTTGTCTTGCTACTTCTGCGCACCTTGTTTGCTTTGGCAGATATTTATATTGACATCCCCAACCTGCATTTTACGGGCACCTCAATTGTGGTTATGGATGTACCTCCGGATCCCAGGCATCGCGATTTTTTAGAAAAGCTGATTATCATATTTGTTTCAATTGGAATGACATTTGGTTTTATAAAGGTCGGAAAAAAAATTCAAGGGTTTATCAATCGCAAGTTTAACCGGGACCATTATAATCTCAGCCGAGCAACCAGCGAGCTGGCCGAGGTAATGGCCACAAAATTAAGCATGAAGGAATTGGCTCAAGGCGTTGTTGAAAGATTGGCGAAAGTGATGCAATTGAAACGGGTAGGCGTAATATTTTTTCGTGATGAAAAATCTTGCTGCCAGGAAGCATACGGTTTTGACGGCTCGCAATGGGACGATATCTGTTTGACTTCCGGCAACGCAATAGTCGATGAAATTCAGAAATTTAAAAACGAGTCCCGCTTTAGTGTCGAATTCTTGCCTCCGGAGGCAAAAGAGGAATTCAGAAAACACGGGTTTTGTCACATCATTCCCATCAGGTTCAAAGACAGACTCGTCGGTACTTTCATTGTTGGAGAAACAC is a window from the candidate division KSB1 bacterium genome containing:
- a CDS encoding SpoIIE family protein phosphatase; its protein translation is MDNQTSYPKLFRILIALLAIYLLISGLTNAYHFASRTTDENLFRNPPSNLYVAGNFPATKLDRNDEPVDDNSAQDSIRVGDILIRVNDHKIYQDFNLDQLLQSLPAESDLKFEILRTPEDKKYTYRIAKTNFPNNFYRRLPVTVYVQEVERGGASDMAGMQKGDLIYRINGLTFKNAREADRILRTSESGTTISYDIIRENQNITLAVTLARFGIQISLLIFFLSGTVFWGVGTFIALNRPRVLAARLIGLSLMALGYTFMILLFGAAVQQSFFALLSTLTVVSALPFGIAMSTHSTFYFPEKRQEMLESRWLRLIPYGLASLFVLLFLSILFRVFRGFEYQTVFILMLLSMWGYHFAIHFIYRKHRPSQYKKISRIISRASCLAAVTAIALVFFLDQAGQIRQMGFAGIPLVAIPLIYLYVIGRYQLLGMNLHVRRNIIFIIVSSLWISVFVLLLLRTLFALADIYIDIPNLHFTGTSIVVMDVPPDPRHRDFLEKLIIIFVSIGMTFGFIKVGKKIQGFINRKFNRDHYNLSRATSELAEVMATKLSMKELAQGVVERLAKVMQLKRVGVIFFRDEKSCCQEAYGFDGSQWDDICLTSGNAIVDEIQKFKNESRFSVEFLPPEAKEEFRKHGFCHIIPIRFKDRLVGTFIVGETLSESPLHLEDLTFLTTVAKQASLAIENVFLYEELAEQERLKHELEIARQIQLASLPQSTPQISGLDISGASIPALEVGGDYYDFLNGPAGSITVIVGDVSGKGTSAALYMSKIQGILRSLHEFNLSPRELFIRANRLLYKDLEKKSFITAIGAYFDSSKGSLVLARAGHLPLFYYHAKSKQVKWVTPKGLGLGLEQAEVFADELEEEVINYQPGDIFLFVTDGITEAQTHNGGQFGEEKLSEILSASSSFDANKLRDKVLSEVTLFAEDRLPHDDQTVVVVKAL